The genomic interval ATCCTGCCTCTGACGATATTTTCAGCCGTGGGCTAATTGACGAAGAAATTGATCCTGAATTCATTGGCCGCGACAAACTGGCGAATGAAGAATCAACCGGATGGAATGAAAAAGATTTCGACGATGACGAAGTGGGTGATGATCTGGATGTACCCGGATCCGAGCTCGATGATGACGATGAAATTGATGGTAATGAAGATGAGGAAAACAACTATTACAGTCTTGGAGGAGACAATCACAACGATCTGGAAGAAAACCAGGGAGACTAAATTTAAGTTTAGAGTTCAGAGTTTAGAGTTCAGAGTTCACAGGGTTAAATAATGGTCCGGGAACCGACAATTAAATTATCGTTTTTCTCTGAATATATTTTACAGCATTTTCCAATACTGCTTCTCAGGGCGGCCGTTTGTAAATAAACGGCCGTTTTTTATTTAAAACACCATTTTGTCAGAGGTAAGTAACTTTGGATTATATATTTCTTTTGTAATAAAAATTAAAGAAATATTATGGCCCAGTTTACACCGGATGCTTTTAAAAATGAGCTGATAAATATTCTTGGCTATTGGGAAAAGTATGGACAGGATAAAGAAAACGGCGGCTTTTATGGAAGAGTAAATTATGAAAACCAGCCGGTACCTGACTCAGACAAGTCTGTTGTTCTCACGGGCCGTATTTTATGGACCTTTTCAATGGCTCACCGCCTTTTTAAAGAAGCCGGATATCTTACACTGGCCGACAAGGCTTACCAACAACTCATCAAACATTTTTTTGATCCCGAACATGGAGGTGTGTACTGGTCTGTAAAAGCAGATGGAAAACCCGGTGATACCAAAAAACAGGTCTATGGCAACGCATTTGCCATGTATGGATTAAGCGAATATTATCGTGTTACCAACTTTCCTCCTGCTTTGGAAAAGGCAAAAGAGCTTTTTAATTTAATAGAAAAACACGCATTTGATCCAAAAAATGGAGGTTACCGGGAAGCATTTGCCCGGGACTGGTCGGCCACTGACGACTATATTTTAAGTAAAAGTCCATGGATAAAAAGCATGAACACGCATTTGCATCTGGTGGAAGCTTATACGAATTTATACAGCGTTTGGCCTGATCCAAAATTGAAGATCCAGACTACAAACATGCTTGAAAGCATCCTGACACATATTATAAACGGAAAAACGAACCGTATGCAAATGTTTTTTGATGAAACCTGGAAACCAAAGGACAACATTATTTCCTATGGACATGATATTGAGGCTTCCTGGCTGTTACTCGAAACGGCCGAAGTGCTTCATGACGAAAAACTGATTGAAAAAGTAAAGAAAAAATCAGTGCAAATGGCAGAAGCTGCCAGCTCGGGGCTAAGTCCGGATGGTGCGCTCAATTACGAATATGACCCCGAAACAAAACACACCAAAACTGAAAGAAGCTGGTGGGTTGCGGCGGAACAAATGGTTGGTTTTTATAACGCATATCAGCTGACCAGGCAGGATCAGTTCAAAGTAAAATCAGAAAAAAGCTGGGACTACATTGTAAATGAATTTATTGACTCTGATAAAGGAGAATGGTTTGGAACGGTTGCAGAAAACGGCACGCCTGTAAAAGGAGATAAAATCAACTTTTGGAAGTGCCCATATCATAATAGCAGAGCCTGCGCCGAAATGTGGCGGCGGGTTGGAAAGGTTCAAAAAGGCTGATCAGTTAATGAACATTTCATCCACCAGTAACAAAGCTTTATTTCCTTTGCTCTTATGCCATTCCGGCATTTTGTTTAGTGGTTTGGCCACGATTTTCAGATAAGTAATACTTTCTGGTTTAAACTTCCCTTCTACGACTTTCAGCGACGGCTTGTCTCCTTTCCGGGGTAGAGCAGGTTTCATTTTAGTCAATAATTTCAATTGGTTCGCATTGTTTCCACCCCAAACCTCGACAACATCAGGAGGAAATATGCCCGTATCTTCTTCAATCATATAATGCAGCCCGATAGAGGAAATTGTAACCGGTTTTTTAAATTCCGAAACGAGCGCCATGTCGTGATCTCTTTCCCCTGCCCAATTGTTGGCCCAGGCCGGATTGTTAGCACCAATTGCACCTAATTTATGATCAAAAAATGTATGTGCGCCTTCCGCCTGATGAACACCATTTAACGGAAAAAGCAGGTGAACACTATCAGGAATATATGCACTCTTGAAAAATTCAAAAGTTGCCATATCACTTCCAAACCAACCGTTTTTAAATGCTTTGGCTTTTATTAACGCACTTCCGTTCAATACGGTTTTATTATCAAATACGGGTGATTTAATGCTGTCAGGCTCGGTTCCGTCTATTGTAAACCGGATGTCTACACCTTTAATCGGATGCCTGAGCTGCAAAGGTACCGTTTGCGCAAAAATCGTCGAACTGTTTTTAACCTGTGGCGGATTCAGCTTTAACGGACTTTTTCCGTCATCTTTAAAACCACCAATAAAGGTGATATTTTTATAGTTTTTTTGTAATTGGGCAATCTCAGGTTCTGATATGCCTGTTTCCCAAAGTGATATTGTTTTTAAATTTTTAAGGCCTGGAATCTGTGTTTGTAATTCCTTAAAATTCATCTTCGTACCCGATAAAGTCAGGCTTTGCAAATATTTTAAAGAAGTAAGTTCTTTCAGGCCTTTTGCCGTTACATCTGTGAAATTCAGGTCCAGTTTACGAAGATTTTCAAATTGGCTTACCCGTTTCAGATCCTCATCTTTTACTGGCATTTTATTCATGTTCAAAGAAACAATCTGCCTTTTAACCTCTTTCAACTCGTCTAGTTGTTTGGCATCAAAAGCACTTCTGTTATAAATATTAACGGATAATGCAGGGGATTCCCGGGCAAGATTCGCAACTGTACGGTAGTCATTATTCAGTTTCTTTATCGTTTCTTCATCAGCGGCTTCGAAGTCAAATGAATCTTCGGTGCTAATTACCGGTTTCAATTTGGCCATAGCAAGAATCCGTAATGAATCGGTTGCAGGTAAATCAATTACTTTCTTGCTGAAACCGGCGTTCTGTTTTACCCAAAGTGACAGCAGAATAACTTCCTGAGGTGTGAGCTGCGCTTTTCCGGATGGAGGCATATGTTTTTTGTCATCAGCCGGCAAGTGTACACGTTCCAGAAGCAAACTTATTTCAGGATTTCCAGGGACAAATAATTTCCCGGATTTCCCTCCTTTCAATATTGACTTTGAATCGGTTAATATTAATTCCCCTTTCAGTTTGTCAGGATTATGGCAACTCACACATTTCTGCTCAAAAATGGGTTTGATCACATCATTAAATACCATAGCTTTTTCAAGCGGAACCGCTTCAATTTCCTTTTGGGCCATGACCGGTTCAAAAATAAAATCACTTCCATGGGTGAGTGCGGCTCCATAATGACCAGTCAATACCAAACCAATGACAGTGATCAACGCGCTGGCTTTTGCTACGGGTGCTTTGTACCAATTGTTATTTCGTATCCAGTAAATAAAAGAAGAGATAAAAAATATTCCGGCACCTGTCCATTTATGCCAAAGTAATGTACTTCCGGCATAGCCTTCCTCGCGGGATAAAAACAAGCCCATTATGACTGTTACTGCGGCAAACAGCGCACCAATCAGCAGCAGGTTTTGTAAAAAATTACGATAAAAAGTATTAGATGCATTCTCAGGCCTGAACCGGAAAAACTCCATAAGCATTGCGCCAAGCAAAATTACGATCGGAAAATGCAGAATTAACGGATGCATTCGTCCGATTGTTTGCAGCCAGGCAGGAATAATTAATTTGCTTTCAAAAAGGAATAAAAAAGCGATAAAAATATTGAAAGCAAATAATAACTGACCGGCAAACCTTTTTAATCGTATATGCATTAGAAAATTATATTCAAAATTCCTAAAAGTGTAATTAGCTAAAGGCGTTCCATAGCGCGGCCAATTGCTGACAGCCAAAAGCCATCAGCTAATAATATCATTCACTACTTTTCCTGAAACATCCGTAAGCCTGTATCTTCTGCCCAGATGTTTGAAAATGAGTTTCTCATGATTTAAGCCTAACTGATGTAAAACTGTTGCCTGAAAATCATGCACATGAACCGGGTTACTCGCAATATTGTAACCTAATTCGTCTGTTTCGCCATAAACCATACCTGGTTTAATTCCACCGCCAGCCATCCAGATCGTGAAGCAACGCGGATGATGGTCCCGGCCATAATTATCAGCCGTTAATTTTCCTTGTGTGTAACTGGTACGGCCAAATTCGCCACCCCAGATAACAAGTGTTTCATCCAGCAATCCTCTCTGTTTCAAATCCGTTACCAGTGCCGCAGAAGCCTGGTCCACATCTTTTGCCTGATTGGCAATTTCGAAAGGAAGGTTTCCGTGCTGATCCCATCCCTGATGATAAAGCTGCACAAAGCGAACACCATTTTCTGATAATTTTCTTGCCAATAGACAATTGGCGGCATATGTGCCGGGTACCAGGCAGTCAGGCCCATACAATTTAATAATATCGTCGGGTTCTTTGGAGAGATCCATTACTTCGGGCACAGCAGTCTGCATGCGATATGCCATTTCGTACTGCTTTACTTTGGCAGTAATTTCAGGATCACCAAATTCCTGGTAAGACAATTCATTCAGTTGTGATAAATTATCCAGCATATCGCGGCGGTCCTTCCGGTTCATTCCTTCCGGGTCGCGCAGGTATAAAACAGGATCTTCCCCTTTGCTGAACTGTACGCCCTGATGTACCGAATCAAGAAATCCGTTTGACCATAATTTAGAATAAACTCCTTGTCCGTTTCCAACCCCACGGGAAAGCAAAACAGTAAAATTGGGCAGGTTTTTATTTTCATTACCCAAACCATAACTAAGCCAGGAACCCATACTTGGCCGGTTTCCCTGCTGTGAACCGGTTTGTAAAAATGTCAAAGCCGGATCATGGTTGATGGCTTCGGTATACATGGATTTTACGAAACAAAGGTCATCTACAATTTTGGCCGTGTATGGTAGAAGGTCACTGACCCATGCACGCGATTGACCATATTGTTTAAAATCGACAAATGACCCAACCAGCGGAAATGATGCCTGATTGGCCGTCATACCCGTTAATCTCTGGTTTCCACGAACTGATGGCGGAATCTCTTTACCTGATAAATCCCTGAGTTTGGGTTTATAATCGAATAATTCCTGCTGGGATGGTGCTCCGTTCTGGAATAAATAAATGACACGTTTTGCCTTTGGTGCAAAATGAGGAATGCCGGGAGCAAATCCTTCTTCTTCCATTGCCCCTTTTCCAAACAGATCCGGCATGAGCAAAGAACCCAAAGCAACGCCTCCGATTCCTAAACTTAAAGAAGACAAAAAGCGCCTTCTGTTAAAATTCAGGCCATGTTCCAAAATTTCCTTTTCCATTTCTTTTTAGCTTTTAGCAATTAGCAGTTGGCTATTATATTATACAATTAAGGTTATAAAAAACCTTATCAGGCTTAACTTCTTAATGGTTGGTAAGCGGCAAAACGAACAACATTCATAGTTTAACTAACTGGACATCAACCATTATATCATTTAAAATTTACAATTAACCACTAATATTTAACAATTAAACTAAGTTTTAGTAATCGTTTCTTCCAGGTTATAGATGGTTGTAACAACACGCATTAACGCTGCCAGCGTTTTCTTATCCAGATTCTTCGTCATTGGATACTCTCCTATCGCAATTGTTTTTTCAGCAGTTGCAGGCGTCATAATTTTCAGCTCCTTTTCATAATAAGCCGTCAGGACTTCTACCTCTTTTTCACTTGGTGTACGACAAACAATAAGCCGGAATGCCTTGATAATTTTGTCTTTGGAAACACTTTTTTCGAGTAACAATTTCGCTGCCAGTACTCTCGACGCTTCCAGCACAGCAGGGTCGTTCATCATAACCAATGCCTGTAATGGGGTATTGGTTTTCAATCTTTTCACCTCACATAAATCCCGGTTACTTGCATCAAAAATACCCATTGTCGGTGGCGGGACAGTACGTTTTATTAATGTATACATTCCTCTTCTGTAAAGACTTGCGCCATGATCCTGATTGTAAATGGACAATAATCCCCGGCCTGATGTAGCACCTTCCCATAACCCCGCTGGCTGGTAAGGTTTCACACTTGGCCCGCCAAGGGTTTTATTCAGCAACCCGCTGCTCGACAATACGAGATCTTTAATAAACTCAGCATGAATACGATAACGTGAACCTCGGGCCAATAAAATATTTTCCGGATCTACCGCTAATTTCTCCTTTGTAATAATAGCAGATTGCCGGTAAGTGGCCGAAGTAACCATTTGTTTTACCAGTCTTTTGATATCCCAGTCGTGCTCCATAAAATCAGATGCAAGCCAGTCGAGCAAGGCAGGATGTGACGGAAGCTCTCCTTGCATACCAAAATCACCGGAAGTTTTGACAATACCTTTTCCAAAAAATTCCTGCCATAAAATATTCACATATACTCTTGCAGTTAATGGATTTTTTTATCAAACAGCCATTGTGATAAACCCAGGCGGTTTTTAGGATATTTTGCATTGAATGGTAAAATAGATGCCGGTGTGCCAGGCTGCACTTCGTCCCCGGGTGCATCGTACACTCCCCTTTTCAAAATGTGTGTTTTGCGCGTCGTATCCAGATCACCCATTACTGATACGATCAGGCGGTTTGTGTCCGGCTTATTGACGAAAGTCAGGATGTTCTTTACGTCATCATTACTGATTTCCATTAGTGGCTTTTTAGCATATGTTTCCGGACCGCCAATAACCGATTCAATTCCCTCCTCTCTTACATTATTAAAAAAAGCGAACATCTGGTAATATTCTTTCTGAGAAAAAGGATCATACTTATGATCATGACAATGCGCACATTCAAGCGTTACACCCAGTAACCCTTTGCCAAACAAATCGTTACGGTCTGTCACATACATGATCCGGTATTCTTCGGGAATAACCCCACCCTCTTCTGTGATTTTATGATTCCGGTTAAAACCTGTTGCCAGTAATTGTTCTTTTGTAGAATTTGGCATTAAATCACCCGCAATCTGCCAGGTCACAAAATCATTGTAATGCATATTTTTATTGAAAGCATGAATCACCCAGTCGCGCCATGGCCATTGCGTACGGTAGCCATCATCCTGATAACCATGTGAATCAGCATATCGCGCAAGATCCAGCCAGTGTAGTGCCATTTTTTCCCCGTAAGCCGGATTTTGCAGCAACTGATCTACCATTTTTTCATACGCCTTCGGACTATTATCTGCCATGAATTCGTCCATCATTTTGAGTGTCGGAGGCAGCCCGACCACATCCAGGCTTAGTCGCTTCAGCAATCTTTCTTTGTCCGCTTCTTCATTAGGAGCCAATCCTTTTTGTTCCTGTTTTTGTAAAACGAAATAATCAATTTCATTTCTTGGCCATTCCTTCATTTCAACTTTCGGAAGTGCAGGTTTTTTAGGAGCAACAAAAGCCCAGTGTTTTTCATACTTCGCACCTTGTTTGATCCATTTCCCGATCAGGTCTATTTCACGGTGTGATAGTTTTAAATTGGAAGCTGGAGGCGGCATCAACAAGGATGTATCAGCAGTAGTTATTCTCAGGTAAGCTTGTGATAATTCGGGTTTTCCGGCAACGAGTGCATGAGCTTTAGGGTTTTCTTTTAGAGCCTGAAAAGCATTTTCAGCAATATCCAGGCGTAAACCGGCCTCTCTTTTATTGGCATCGGGTCCATGGCAGGCAAGGCATTTATCCGACAAAATTGGCCGGATATCAAAATTATAACTGATCTCTTCCGGTAACTTTTCTTCCTTTGTTTGACTCGAAGAATCGTTGTCACAACATTGAAACGCCAAACCAAAGACTGTAATGAGAATTAAGGTTATTGAAGTTCTAAACATAACGAAGGATCACAGATTAAAACAACATACACTTTGTAATATAACTAATTAACTAAAAAAATGTACATTTATTGGAGCAATTTAGTCAATTATCTGTCAGTCAACTATCCTGCACTATGCTGTTTTCTCAAATTATGTGCCCTGAAATACATTTAAATTAAAAGCGTTCTGATTTATAAATAGAAAATCCCGGCCAATTATTCAGCCGGGATTTCCTTATTTTTTCGAAGCGATCCAGAAATTCACTTTGTCTTCCAGTAATTTTAAAGGCACGCAACCAGACTCCAGTACCAGATTATGAAATTCTTTGATATCAAATTTGGCACCCAGTTCTTTTTCAGCTTTTGATCGCAGTTCACGGATCTTTAACTGACCAATTTTATAAGATAAAGCCTGGCCACCGGCTGCCATATACCTTTCAATTTCCGCAGTAATACTTTCTTCCGATTCGGCTTCATGATCCAGTGAATACTGAATGGCCTTTTCGCGGGTCCAACCTTTGGAATGTAATCCTGTATCCACAACCAAACGGATAGCGCGATGCATTTCCGCACTTAACATGCCAAAATATTGATAAGGATCCGTATATAACCCAAGTTCCTTGCCCAGTGATTCACAATACAAAGCCCAGCCTTCGCCATAAGCGCTATACCACAAATTTTTACGAAATTCAGGAAGTTCCTTATTTTCCTGTTGTAACGAGATTTGATAATGATGTCCCGGAATGGCTTCATGCAGGAACAAACTTTCATCTGAAACTACATTATACTTTTTAGCGTTGGGAACCGGAACATAAAAAATGCCAGGCCTGGTACCGTTTGCAAGGCCCGGATTGTACTCCGCAGATGCAGAAGCTTCCCGGAATGCCTCAGTACGGCGAACCTGAAAAGCAGTTTTCGGGGTCAGGTCAAACAGCTTTTTCAGATTTGGCTTCATTGTTTCATGAATGTGGTTAAAATTGGCAATAACCTCCTCCGGCTTGCTGAATGGCATCAGTTTCTGATTGGAGCGAACATCATTAAAGAAAGATTTCAGGTCACCTTTAAATCCAACCTGATTTTTAACAGTTTCCATTTCCTTTGAAATTCGCTCCACTTCATTTAATCCGAGCTGATGAATTTCATCAGCGGTCATTTCGGTTGTCGTAAAATATTTGATACTAAAATCGTACAAAGCTTTGCCGTCGGGAAGCGCATCGAAACCTGATGTTTTACGGCCGGCAGACAAATATTCCTTTGCTGTAAATTCATGCAGTTTTTTAAACACCGGAATGATTTTATTTTCCACCATCGCAGCATATTCTTTTTCGAGCTTAGTTTTGTCCGCATCAGAAAAATCCTTCGGAAAATTCTTTACAGGAGTATAAAACAAATGTCCTGTGGCTGGTCCATGATCCATGTCTGCCAGTTGTGGTATCAGCTTTTTGATCAGCGATGTTGGTAAAACATATCCCTGCTTCAATCCGGTTTTCATATTTACCATCGCTGTATCTGCCCATACCACAAATCCATCCAGTCTTTTTAACCAGTTTTCGTAGTCTTTTACGGTTTTAAAAGGTTGAATACTAGTACCGCCCGCCAATTGCGCAATCATGAGATGAGTCGAAAAGATCTGATTAAGCGGCATCAGTTCGGTATGAAAACGTAAACCTTCCAGATTGATATTGCATTCCCAAAGCACAAGGTCATAACTTACTTTTTCCTCAGCAGATAACTTTTCCCTGTCATATTTTTTCAGTTCAGCCTGGTACTTTTTGTAAAATGCAGTCAGTTTGTCCTTCCCGGCTTTTGTGAGATCATCCGACATTAGATCGTTATAACGGTTATCTCCGTTCATGGTTGCTTCAAGCGGATACAACGGAAGCCGTTCTTCGTAATAAGCATCAAAAAATTTACTGACCGGCATCGCCGATTCATCGTTCGTGGATTTTTGTTGACAAGCCTGCATAAGCATTCCAAAAGTGATGGCGAATAGCGTATATTTCAGCATTTTATCGATTGTTTATATTGAAAAAGTAAAATAAGAACCTTTAAATGATTATTTCGACTCTACGACCAATTTATCGAATATTTATTTACCGGTAATCAACAGACTAAATGAATACATTTCAAAAACGTAACTTGCGCGACCGGAAATTACCTCACGTTATTAAAACTCATTCAGCTAATATAAAATGGACATATTAACATTCATACAGGAAAACTTTCTTGCCGATATTAAAACTTACAAGCCAA from Dyadobacter sp. NIV53 carries:
- a CDS encoding DUF885 family protein, which gives rise to MLKYTLFAITFGMLMQACQQKSTNDESAMPVSKFFDAYYEERLPLYPLEATMNGDNRYNDLMSDDLTKAGKDKLTAFYKKYQAELKKYDREKLSAEEKVSYDLVLWECNINLEGLRFHTELMPLNQIFSTHLMIAQLAGGTSIQPFKTVKDYENWLKRLDGFVVWADTAMVNMKTGLKQGYVLPTSLIKKLIPQLADMDHGPATGHLFYTPVKNFPKDFSDADKTKLEKEYAAMVENKIIPVFKKLHEFTAKEYLSAGRKTSGFDALPDGKALYDFSIKYFTTTEMTADEIHQLGLNEVERISKEMETVKNQVGFKGDLKSFFNDVRSNQKLMPFSKPEEVIANFNHIHETMKPNLKKLFDLTPKTAFQVRRTEAFREASASAEYNPGLANGTRPGIFYVPVPNAKKYNVVSDESLFLHEAIPGHHYQISLQQENKELPEFRKNLWYSAYGEGWALYCESLGKELGLYTDPYQYFGMLSAEMHRAIRLVVDTGLHSKGWTREKAIQYSLDHEAESEESITAEIERYMAAGGQALSYKIGQLKIRELRSKAEKELGAKFDIKEFHNLVLESGCVPLKLLEDKVNFWIASKK
- a CDS encoding AGE family epimerase/isomerase; this encodes MAQFTPDAFKNELINILGYWEKYGQDKENGGFYGRVNYENQPVPDSDKSVVLTGRILWTFSMAHRLFKEAGYLTLADKAYQQLIKHFFDPEHGGVYWSVKADGKPGDTKKQVYGNAFAMYGLSEYYRVTNFPPALEKAKELFNLIEKHAFDPKNGGYREAFARDWSATDDYILSKSPWIKSMNTHLHLVEAYTNLYSVWPDPKLKIQTTNMLESILTHIINGKTNRMQMFFDETWKPKDNIISYGHDIEASWLLLETAEVLHDEKLIEKVKKKSVQMAEAASSGLSPDGALNYEYDPETKHTKTERSWWVAAEQMVGFYNAYQLTRQDQFKVKSEKSWDYIVNEFIDSDKGEWFGTVAENGTPVKGDKINFWKCPYHNSRACAEMWRRVGKVQKG
- a CDS encoding c-type cytochrome domain-containing protein; translated protein: MHIRLKRFAGQLLFAFNIFIAFLFLFESKLIIPAWLQTIGRMHPLILHFPIVILLGAMLMEFFRFRPENASNTFYRNFLQNLLLIGALFAAVTVIMGLFLSREEGYAGSTLLWHKWTGAGIFFISSFIYWIRNNNWYKAPVAKASALITVIGLVLTGHYGAALTHGSDFIFEPVMAQKEIEAVPLEKAMVFNDVIKPIFEQKCVSCHNPDKLKGELILTDSKSILKGGKSGKLFVPGNPEISLLLERVHLPADDKKHMPPSGKAQLTPQEVILLSLWVKQNAGFSKKVIDLPATDSLRILAMAKLKPVISTEDSFDFEAADEETIKKLNNDYRTVANLARESPALSVNIYNRSAFDAKQLDELKEVKRQIVSLNMNKMPVKDEDLKRVSQFENLRKLDLNFTDVTAKGLKELTSLKYLQSLTLSGTKMNFKELQTQIPGLKNLKTISLWETGISEPEIAQLQKNYKNITFIGGFKDDGKSPLKLNPPQVKNSSTIFAQTVPLQLRHPIKGVDIRFTIDGTEPDSIKSPVFDNKTVLNGSALIKAKAFKNGWFGSDMATFEFFKSAYIPDSVHLLFPLNGVHQAEGAHTFFDHKLGAIGANNPAWANNWAGERDHDMALVSEFKKPVTISSIGLHYMIEEDTGIFPPDVVEVWGGNNANQLKLLTKMKPALPRKGDKPSLKVVEGKFKPESITYLKIVAKPLNKMPEWHKSKGNKALLLVDEMFIN
- a CDS encoding DUF1501 domain-containing protein — its product is MEKEILEHGLNFNRRRFLSSLSLGIGGVALGSLLMPDLFGKGAMEEEGFAPGIPHFAPKAKRVIYLFQNGAPSQQELFDYKPKLRDLSGKEIPPSVRGNQRLTGMTANQASFPLVGSFVDFKQYGQSRAWVSDLLPYTAKIVDDLCFVKSMYTEAINHDPALTFLQTGSQQGNRPSMGSWLSYGLGNENKNLPNFTVLLSRGVGNGQGVYSKLWSNGFLDSVHQGVQFSKGEDPVLYLRDPEGMNRKDRRDMLDNLSQLNELSYQEFGDPEITAKVKQYEMAYRMQTAVPEVMDLSKEPDDIIKLYGPDCLVPGTYAANCLLARKLSENGVRFVQLYHQGWDQHGNLPFEIANQAKDVDQASAALVTDLKQRGLLDETLVIWGGEFGRTSYTQGKLTADNYGRDHHPRCFTIWMAGGGIKPGMVYGETDELGYNIASNPVHVHDFQATVLHQLGLNHEKLIFKHLGRRYRLTDVSGKVVNDIIS